catctcctgcattaaggagggttctttaccactgagccacccaggtcttatgttaaaaaaaaaaaaaaaaatctcttttaggACTTCTACTGTAAGCAACTTTTGAAATGTAGAAATTGAAATTCacttagattttcttttaatttcacactACAAAAGCCAGCATCCAGAGTCAATCTGATCACAAATCTATGATATGACAGAAAGAACTGTTCACATTTTGAGTGTCTAGTAATGTTTACAGGCAAGTTAACTTCACTAAAATGACAGAATCAGGAAGTACCTTAAGTATTAATTCCCTCAATTTtcccccctgaccagggatcgaacctgcatcccctgcactggaagtacggggtcttaaccactgcaacatcagggaagtccctagccccTCATTTTATAGGACAGAGTCAATTTAAAAATGTCTAGTTTCcagctcctaggaagaaaagatgATGGTGCTAGTTTTAGTTATTGAGTTACTTTAAGACTGAGTTCCGGAAGATATACAATAGCTTTGATCTGCTAGATTAAACTTGAGAAGTAAATTTTTCGCTGTTAACACCTCAGGATGACACACCACCAGTCTGAGAGATATGGCATAAGTCTGCAGAGCAATCATGTTTAGACTGCTGCAGTGGAAATTCAGGCAAAACAGGATGAGAAGAAGGGCCAGGCAATGAAGATGGCCCATGAACTGATTGACAGGCACCCCAACCAAGGACCCCCAAGTTGACAAGTTAGGGAGGTGAGCTTTTTAAAGAGTCCATGTGACAACTGGCCATGCCCACAGGATTTCTAAATGATTCTGAACAGGCATTCGTTAAAGGGAAATGATCCAGCTATTTGTATTTGATCTGatcatgacattctggaaaaccACAAATCTCTGTGAGCATTGTACGTACATGACCTCCTCATCTTCACCACATTCTGTGTCTGAAATTATTCCCACCTCACAGGAAGGAAAGACATTCCGAAGTCCTCTTTCCTTGCCCTACATGATTCTTTCCACCCACTACTCCAGCTGTTTCTTCACCTTGGAGATAAGTTGGCACCTTCAGATGCCCAAGCTGCACACCTGAACCCAAACTCTCTGTTGATGGGTTTCTTCTTGGGTCACAGGAGAAAATGAGCCCTGAGCCTCATGAATTTGCTCAGGATAAAAGGAGGCAATACCCAGAAGAGGCTCTGAACACTTAGAATAGTGCCTTGCTAACTCAAGTGGAATTATGGTGTCATGTGATGGGTTAGTGGCACTCGGGTCAGAGTTTAGCCTGGGCATCAGGGGCACAGCACAGAACCTCTCCTGGCTCCAGGGCCGCAGTTAACCTGGCAGACAGTGGGTGAGTGTTGCCTGTGGCACCAGCAAACTCCCTTGTCTGCCCTCAGTCACAGCCACAGGAGCCCCTGTTTTCTTCCTCATCTGGCTTCTCAGGagcccctgaactgcagcaccaAGGCTGCACTTGGACCCAAGCCCAGACACCCCAAAAAGTCCCAGGTGTGAGGACTCCAATTGTGCAGCTCAGCCTGCTTGGCCAGCCGGGGGATCCTGCATAGAGATGGGCTGGGGCTCTGGCACTtagggagagggagagattgAAAGCAAAGTAGATCTAGTCCAGacttaaaaagaacaaagctaaaaATGAGAGGAAGTCTCCCCGAGCAGCCAAAGCTCGCCATACTTATCCAAACATCGCCGGGTCCTATTCTGACTTAATCTTCCCCTCACCCTTGTCCCCCCATCACTCTCAGATCTACACTCTCCCAGGTGTCCAGTCCCTCCAGCCCTGTACTTGCTCAGCAGCACTCCCAGAACTCAGTCTGGCCTCCCCTAGGAGGTGAGGCTCTGCAGAGGAGCCCTGTGTTGGGTGTAGCCACACTTCCACttggtgatttttttaatttccagaaaaataagagtTTGGTAAGTTTTACTAATGATACAAACTAAGAGAATAAAAGATGAAACACAGAGCCCTCCATGTTTGGCTtgagattcgatccctgggtctggaagatcccctggagcagggaatggcaacccactccagtattctcgctggagaattccacggacagaagaggctggcgggctacagtttggggggtggcaaagagttgcacacaactgagcgattagcAACAACACATAAGAACCAAAACTTAATTTGAGGTCATCACCTGGAGGTAGAAAGAAGGTGATTGGGACTGAATTATAACATGTTGACACCTTAAAATGGAAGGATTTTTGTTATTGCATTCTAGTAAACATTTAGCCTTTATCTAGATAGACTTGGATATCAAAGACCAGTTTGAACGTCCTGATTTAATCTGACTAGAAACTGGGACAAGGCCTAGAGTGACTCTGTCCACAGAGAAGCAAGCCAAACTTCTCCTCAACCAACAAAAATAAGATACCAGAGGGACTTTATCAGGTATTTGAATAATTACCTAAAGAAATAGatgctttcataattaaaaaaaaaaaaacactagctgattaaaaaattttttaagatactAAAACAGACACAGGGtggaaagagtcaaacatgactgagcaactgaacaacaacaaacctgtaAATCTGGGTCCTTCCTTCGTTCAAACTAAATCTCAGTTCTAAATTATTATATGTTTATCCCCAAAGGTATAGAATATATAACCCTTATCTCAACAAGTgagtttttcttaagaaaaaaaaaattctttctgttGTCACTTGTATCAGTTCAAACTGTGACAAGATCTCAACTGGTAAGTGCCCCTGGGCTAAGCAGGTGAGCTTTGTCCCTCATTCATACTGGTAGATACTTTTCTCTCCCAAGCAAACACTTTGACAGGTGTATACATAGTGAGCTTATTCATTATTCTGCAGCCTACAAAGAAGGACTTGAAAAAAACCACTGACTCAGGTAGGCAGGTTGCCAGAGCTGGACAAGTGCTCAAGCAGTACAGGGTCCAACACCCGCAGTGTGCACAGAGGGAAATCAGGACCTCTTCTTGGGGGTGAATTCAGATGGTTTCTTCATTCAGACAAGAAAGGGTGAGTAGAAACTGCAAACTGCTTCTAGTCTGAAAAGTGTCCAATCTCAAAAGGCAAAGTACACCTTTAAATGACTATTGTACTGTAATCATTCCTGCATTTCTGGTGTTTTGTAAAGGCAAACCAACAAAACTCCTAAACTTGAACAGAAAAGACATTACAAAGACCAGTTATGGAAAACAGATGTTTACAAATAGCCATAAATTCTGTCTGCCCATCACTTAGGAAATGGAAAGCCTACAGTTCAAGTATGATCTACTTTAAGCAAATGCAAACTATATAATGACAGAGTGGCTAAATGGTTATTCACATTACAAAATGGTTCTTCACAGCATCTCTCTACATAGCATTGTCActtcacatttaaaatataacttatttacaaacatttAATTTATACACAACTTCAGGAAATGTGTACTGGGGTAAAATGAGGGGGGAGGAAagatggaagaaggaagaaagccaCACCTCCATTCCATAACTCCATCTGGGGTTGTCAAGTTCCCAAATAGTAGATGTAAGACTGGAAGGAGCATGTGTGCTAACAATCATCTCAGTGACATTTAAACAATAATTATTATTCTCAACTTGCCTCTCAAGATGAATTTTGTAGAAAGGTAGCCAAAACCTCCCAGACACAGAGACTAACATAAGGTTCTAAGTATATGAAATCTGGGACACATAAGATACAATGGACATggcacatccatccatccagtatcAATATAAGGATATGCCACCCTGGACACAGGAAATTCATCTGGACACAGACTGGAATTTTCTCTTACAACACTGTTTCAATTAAAGCAGGTTTCTGTTGCAAGAGAAAATGTGGCAACCGACAGACCATCTGCCAGGTTCAAAAGATCAGGAAACGACTTGGCCTCAACAAGCCCAGGACACCTGGCTTGAAGCACTGGGGTTCAGGGGGCAGAAAGCACCCCTGCCGGCTGGCTCGGGGGCTGACCTAGAGGCAACCCCGGAGGGAGGCCCTCCAGCTTCCCCACCATCCACTTGTCTTCCAGGGCACAGATAAGCCAGGCTGAGGCTGAGACTGGCACTACCAGTGTGCGTTTTGTAAATGGCTAAGCAACAGAAGCAGGTAAACACAAAAATGTGGAGGTTTTGAGAGTACATCAAAATCCATACTATGAGGTTCAGCTGTCCCCGATCTACTACCGAAAAAGGaccaggggagagagggagagaagagtgTGCGAGAcgaagaggagaaggagagagagagactggagtGGGGCAGGAGGGAGACAGGGGAAAGAAGATGAACCACGTTCAGACGCTGCTTATTCCCAGGGAATTATATTGTAGCAGCTCAAAGGAGTCTGTGAGTGGAAATGGGTATAACAACTCTGCTCACTGTGAGGGACGGCAAGAGAGGTCTTGAGAACACTTTGGTCTCCAACATTTGGGGCCTGTTTTCCTGCTTGGCCTCTGTGAGGACGCGCTTTGGGGTTTTCATGGGAGGCCTGGGCTCCCTGGCTTTGAGCCTGGCTTTGTAGTTCCTCGCTCCTTGTTTCTGCAAAAGCTGGAAGGTGGCAAGATAGCAGGGAGGGCACAGCAGGTTTTTCTCAGGCAGGAGGGACCAGTGCAGGCAGCAGGGCTCAGGCTCGGCCAGCAGGGGCATCCGGGCCACCGGAGTGAGGAAAGGCTGCATGTCCTTGACTTTGTGGTGCCTGGCCAGCTCAGTGGGCTGCTTTTCGCCTGCCCCGTCAACGGCTTTCACTCCATAGGCATAAGCCACACACTCATCCTTTTCCACACTCAGCCCCTTCTCTTCTGGCCGCAAGAAAAAGTTCTTAGTCTTCTTACCCAGAACATCCAAGCCATCTGGGGGCGAAGACTTCAAGGGAGGGAGGACTAAAAGGGCTTTGGAAGTCAGGGAGTCTGAGGAGGGGAGAATTCTGTCAGTGCCTCTCCAGGGCCTTCTGGGGTCCTTGCCCCTAACAGTCTCCGGGGTGGCCCAGTCTTCCAGGCACCAAATGAACTCCTTTATTTGCAgacttttcttctctccctgACTGTAGGTGGGAAAGCAGATTTTGTTAACTTCCCTGGAGGTTGTAGTGGGGCCTGGGGGGGTGCCCGGCGTCTGGGAGAGGCTG
Above is a genomic segment from Ovis canadensis isolate MfBH-ARS-UI-01 breed Bighorn chromosome 14, ARS-UI_OviCan_v2, whole genome shotgun sequence containing:
- the C14H16orf46 gene encoding uncharacterized protein C16orf46 homolog codes for the protein MDFGHKNETEIENSENYEIQSTEETELIYTCPDERSEKNHVGCLLNISDVTLEQDKTAEEFVIGTGWEEAVRGWGQISPTACIWPRKKLKKARVGESASSCLLCVNLSHGSLEARLHSEVGKLESGASAPAPAEAGPEKDGGSLSQTPGTPPGPTTTSREVNKICFPTYSQGEKKSLQIKEFIWCLEDWATPETVRGKDPRRPWRGTDRILPSSDSLTSKALLVLPPLKSSPPDGLDVLGKKTKNFFLRPEEKGLSVEKDECVAYAYGVKAVDGAGEKQPTELARHHKVKDMQPFLTPVARMPLLAEPEPCCLHWSLLPEKNLLCPPCYLATFQLLQKQGARNYKARLKAREPRPPMKTPKRVLTEAKQENRPQMLETKVFSRPLLPSLTVSRVVIPISTHRLL